The genomic stretch CTTTGCGATGAGTCATCGGTGTTGTTCCAGCATGATTGCTCTCTCCTTGTACGGTTACAGTAAATCTTTTTTGTCCTGCAATACTTGATACAACTCCGATATCAAGCTGCTTTTTTTCAAGCTGCTCGCCTTGCTCAATATGTAGCTCAATAAAATGTGAAATATCTTTTCTGAACGGTTTTTTGTAGTGTCCTTTTCCAAATTGATATCGTTCCATCGCTTTCTTTAACGGAATGTTTTCTCGATCTTTAATCTCTTGACTTATATTTTCAGAATTATACAATCCAACGATGTTGCCAGAACCCCAATAGGTTAAAGGAAAGCGACTTCCTTCTTCTTCACAGAGAGACACTACTTCAATTGATTGTTTCGGCATTCCGTGCGTTTCTCGTAAGTACTCTACCGCTATAAGACCTGCGATAATTCCAAACGCTCCGTCATATTTACCTCCATATACAACTGTATCTACGTGTGATCCGACTAAAATTGTTTTATGCTCCTCTTCTATCCCTTGAAGCCTTCCATAAAGATTACCAACATCATCATAGTAAGCAGTTAATTGATTTTGCGTCATTTTCTCTTTTAATGCTTCTTGAGCAGCGTACCATTCTGGTGAATATAGTAAGCGCGTAACACCTTTTTTAGTATCTGCTCCAAATTGAGAAAGCCACTGAAGATCTTTTTCAACTTGTAAGCAGAGCTTTGATTTCCCCTTCATTTCAGCAACCATCTTTCCCACCTCTTTCTTTTCATTTTACGGAATCTAAAAGTAATTTTCATTGACAAATTCTCCAAAAAAAAGGCGTTTTTTTAGCTAATATAACTAATACCACCCAATTAAGTTTGCTACAACTAACAGTATAGCCCCAGCACTCATCCACAGTAGGAAAAGTGGAAGAATAAATTTCACCCAGCGATTCCACCCTACTCCAGCAATCGCTAGCGTAGCCATAAAGTATCCTGATGTAGGGAACAAGATATTGGAAAAGCCGTCTCCAAACTGAAAAGCTAGAATAGCTGTTTGTCTCGTAATACCTACTAAGTCTGCTAACGGCGCCATAATTGGCATCATAATAAGTGCTTGCCCACTCCCACTTGGTACAAAGAAATTAAATAAACTTTGCGTAATTAGCATTCCTATTACGGTAACACTTTCAGGAAGTTGTGAAATAACAGTAGAAATCCCATATACAATTGTATCCATGATTTGACCTTCGTTCATCACAACAGCTACGGCTCTAGCAATTCCACAAACCATTGCACCCACTAAAACATCTCGAAACCCCTCGTTAAATGATTCAGCGATTTCTTTAGAACCCATTCCTACAATTAAAGCAGGAATAATTCCCATTGCAATAAAATAGCCCCCTAGTGTCACCATATCCCAACGATACAAAATAACGCCTGCAATCATTCCTATAAAAAACAGAGCCGTTACAATGCCAGCAACCTTTTGTCTATTTGTAACATTACTCTTTAAAGTGTGTGATTTGATAGCATCCTTTGGCTTAGTACGAGTTTTTTCTGCATACCTCATGACATAAGCTATACCAATTATAATGATAATGAGAAAGCAAATTATTCGATAAATCATGCCTGAGTATAAGGGAAGGCCAGCAACCATCTGTGCTGTTCCTACTGTAAAGGGATTTGTAAGAGCCGCTGTAAAACCAGCGATGGTACCACATAATGAAATGGCTGCAGCTGTGACTCGGTCATACCCCAGGGACAGCATAAGTGGCATAATTACTGGGACATAGACAATGGCTAATTCAGGCGTTCCAATAAAGCAGGCTATTAATGCAAAAGTAAACATAAATACTGATATTAGTAGCTTAGGCTTATGAGAGAAGCTCATTGCAATCTTTCCAACCCCAAGTTCAATTACACCTGCTGATCGAAGTGTTACAAATACTCCTCCAATTACAAATGTAAAGAAAATTACTGGAGCCGCTTCAACCATGCCTTGTGGAACAGCTTTTAGCATACCTAGCAAACTTACAGGGCTTGATTCCAATTCCGTATAAGAAGTTGGATCAATCATTTCTCTCCCATCGTCTCCTTGAACCCGGTCATATGTTCCTGCTGGAATTAAATATGTAGCAATAGTCATCACACCAATAATAATAGCTAGCATGAAATAAATATGGGGGAACTCCCTTTTTTTCTTTACCTCTTTTAATGAATGTTCTTTTAAAATTGGTTGAGACATCCAACCCCTCCTTTTGTTATATTTCATAACATGTTACGTTATATAAAATATCTTACAAAAGAAAACATCTGGTTTCATCTACTTTTCGTACATTTTTTTCTGAATTTTTTATTTATTTTAACTAACTTATGGTTTAAAATAAGAGTATGTCAATATTTTATGTGACTTTTCATAACAAGGGGTGGGAATATGGAGTTACAAACACTATTAAGCAGTAGACCGTATGCTAGCGCATCTGTTGTAGCTGGAAAAAACGGCCTAACAAGAACCGTGCAAAATATCAACATGATGGACGCTCCAGATATTTTGACGTTTCTAAAAGAGGGAGAACTGCTCGTTACAACAGGCTATCACTTTAAAGAAAAAGAGGAAAACTTATTACAATTAGTAGAGGGAATGGCCAAAAAACAGTGTGCAGGTCTAGCGATAAAAACAAAGCGATTCTTCGAACAGGTACCTTCATCTATTTGTGAACTTGCAGAGAAGCTAAACTTCCCTATTATCGATCTACAAACAGACGAAGCACTGGGCTCCATCATCAACGAATCTTTAAGCTTTATCTTAGATAAAAAGACAAGCGACCTTCAACAAGCAATGATGACTCATCAACTCTTTTCTTCGTACATTCTACAAGGAAACGGTGTTGAAAAAATATTACATTCGCTTCAAACGTTATGCGACGCTCCAGTTGGGCTATTTGACCCTCACGGAAATTTATTGTTTCACACTGAAAAAAAAGAAGAAAAAGAATTATTTTCTTTAGAAAAAATATCTGTTCAGATAAATAATTTTTTTCATCTCAAAGCTAGTTACACTACGTTTTCTGTCACAAAAACCAAACAAGAATTAAGCTTATTCTTAATTCCGACACATACACATAAGAACAACTTTCTAGTTATTTATCGCAGCATGTTGCCAAACGATTCATCATTATTAACAATTGAACAAGCAGCAAATGTCCTTTCTTTTGAAATGATGCGTCAACATGCCTTAAAAGAAGCTGAGCGCCGAAAGAAAAATGAATATTTTCATCAATTAACCCATGAACACTTCAAAAATATAGATGAAGCCACTTATCATGGAAAGCAGATCGGACTCTCTCCTGATAAAAAGTACATTTGTGCGGTTGGAAAAATACCACCACAACACTATACATACACAGATAGCGAAATGATTTACGAGCTCATCGAGTACGAATTATTAAAACAACCTATTCCAAGCTTATTATTTACACAGGATAATCGCTACGTCATTTTATTTTTCCCTGACAGTTATGACAAACACCAATTTATCGCCAACCAGCTTATCCTTATTCAAAAGGTTGTAAAGAGACATTATAAACAAAATTTATGCTTTGGAATAGGAAATCAAAGCCAGACGCTATTAACCGTGATAGATTCATATCAGGAAGCGATTGAAGCACTTGAAAATATTCAAACTACCGATCAAGCAGCTAATATTCAGTTTTATCAACCAAAACAATTCCGAGAACTTTTAAGGCTTATTCCCTCAGCAGACTTAGAAGAATATCACGAAAAAGCGCTAGAAGGGCTTCTTCATTACGACCGGAAAGATCAATCTATTTTGTTAGATACATTATCTACTTATCTAAATTTAAATTGCCAAATATCCGAAACAGCTAAACAACTATTTATTCATAGAAACACCGTTATTTATCGAATTGAAAAGTGTGAAGAAATATTAGGAAAATCAATTCATACACCGGAAGAAACGCTCCGACTACGAATTGCATTTCAAATTCACACGCACTTACACTCTAACTTTATTTAGAAAAGAGCTCTTACATACATGTAAGAGCTTCTTTTTTGAAACTTTTTCATTATGTTTATCGTATATAAAAGAGAGAACTACTAGAGTTGAAAGGGGTATTCATATGAGTGAGCGGAAACAGCTTATTGATAAAGCAAACCGTATTATTAACATTCCTACACATTGGGTACTACAAGTATCCGTAGAATATACCAACGATTCAAAATCTATGTATATTTTTTCCTGGAACAACCCTGAGCATACGGAAGAAGCGATCAACATCATATTTAATGCCAAAACACAAGAAATAAAAGAACTAAACATTTGGGAAGATCACGCTATGAAACCTGGAAATCCGGAGTCTTTATTAATTTATTCAAAGGATTTTCTCCTATATTATACTGACTTACCTAATCCTGATATTTTAAATGTACAGTTACTTCAAGCAGCTACTAAAACTTCTATTTTATTTTCCCAAGAAGAAAAAGCCGAACCAGCGTATTCCTTTATCTTTAACGGCTCTCAATTAACGAAGTTTCTTTGCCATGATGAAATAAATACATACTCTTTATCATCGACTTCTCCGTAAATAACAACAAAAAACTAGCAGCTACTACTAGCTGCTAGTTTTGGTTCATTTTTAATTCAACAGCCTTTAGTTTACCGGCCATTGTATGTTTTTTATCTCGTCGATCATCGATACGCAAATTGGTACAGACTCTCTCAATCCCATTTTCAAACGGAACTTCATGTAATTCTTGAACAATCTTCAACAAGAGACTTAGTTCACCTTCAATAAGCGTATTCATCGGAGTTAACTGGTATTCTACTTCCTCTTTATGTTTTTCCAATACTTTCTGAATATCTGCTACGTATTGACTGACACTGGGTGTTTTAGTCCCTACCGGTATAATCGTTAAATCTATAATCGCCATAGTACTTCTTCCTCCTTTTTCATATTTATCATACCAAAAAGAAACAAGAGTCATACTTATCTTGTTTCAATGCCAAAAAAGGGGAGAGTATATCATCCCCTTTTAAAACTTATAGATAACGTTTTGCACCTAAATAACGAGGCTGCCAGTATGAGTTGCTCATAGAGCTAATCATAACACCTTTAGATGATGATGCATGAAGGAATTGACCTCCACCTAAGTAAATTCCCGCATGGCTTGCACCTGGCTGATACGTTTCAAAAAATACAATATCTCCAGGACTTGGTGTGCTAACACGCGTTCCTGTACTGTAAATACTCGCAACTGTACGAGGTAAACTAACTCCTGCAGCGTTACGATATACATAGTTTAAGAACCCACTACAGTCAAACCCACTCGGAGAAGTTCCTCCCCATACGTATGGTGTTCCAATGAAACGTTTACCGTATGAAATTACTTGTGATGCACTAGAACTTGATGGTGTACTAACACTTGGATTAGATGTAGTGTTATTTGAACTTGAGCTAGAACCTAACTTACTCATTGTAGCTGGTCCTGCGATTCCATCTGCTGATAAGCCATTTGCACGTTGGAATGAACGAACTGCGCTTGTTGTGATTGAGCCATAGTATCCCGTTACGTTTGCAGAGAAATAGCCTTTATTTTTTAATTTTTGTTGCAAGCTACTTACTGACGATCCAGACATACCCTGACGTAAAACAGATGACGTACCTGTTGAAGTTGAGCCTGAACCAGCGCTAGTCCCACCACTTTTCAATTTGTTAAGCGTAGCTGGTCCCGCAATTCCATCTACTGACAGACCATTCGCACGTTGAAAAGCCATAACTGCATTTTTTGTAACTGAACCGAAATATTGAGTAGTATTTCCCTTGAAATAACCCTTGTTTTTTAACTGCTGCTGTAATGATTGAACAGCTGCACCTTTAGAACCAACACGTAATAATGTGCTAGATGTGTTCGATGTGCTAGAGCTGCTTCCCAGCAGTTTATTAAATGTGTTCTTACCAGCAATCCCATCTGCTGCTAATCCGTTCGCACGCTGAAAATTCATAACTGCGCTCTTTGTAATTGTCCCATAATAATTTGTAGTTGTTCCGTATGTAAAATAACCCTTGTTTTTTAATTGTTGTTGTAATTGTTTTACATCTGAATTACTCATTCCTGGACGTAAAGTTGTGTCGCCTAATGCCGCTTCACTAATTGTTGGTACTACTGTTAAAGATCCACATAATGCTAAAGAATATATTAACTTTTTCATAGAAAAGGTTCCTCCATTGTCATAATCTACTAATCTAAGACGTTTACATTGTAACAACACTGTATTACAAAATAACATCACTAATATTACATTTTTGTTACAAGAACCGACATTTTTCTTCCATTTCTGTGTCTAGAGAATGACATTTTTAGCACTACATAAGTATATAGATATATTTAATTAACTTTATTTAACATTTAAATTCCTTTTTAGAGGGTAAGGTTGGTTCTAAAATCACCTTTAACATTATGTTTATATTTCAATTATTTTTTTGTATAGTTCGTCGTATTTTTCACAAAATCTGAAACTTTTTTGTTTTTTTTTCGTTTATGCACCTTTTGAGGTGAAGTAGAATGCATAAAATGATAAAACATGGAAAAAAATAGTGT from Bacillus sp. 1780r2a1 encodes the following:
- a CDS encoding MTH1187 family thiamine-binding protein, whose product is MAIIDLTIIPVGTKTPSVSQYVADIQKVLEKHKEEVEYQLTPMNTLIEGELSLLLKIVQELHEVPFENGIERVCTNLRIDDRRDKKHTMAGKLKAVELKMNQN
- a CDS encoding AbgT family transporter, with product MSQPILKEHSLKEVKKKREFPHIYFMLAIIIGVMTIATYLIPAGTYDRVQGDDGREMIDPTSYTELESSPVSLLGMLKAVPQGMVEAAPVIFFTFVIGGVFVTLRSAGVIELGVGKIAMSFSHKPKLLISVFMFTFALIACFIGTPELAIVYVPVIMPLMLSLGYDRVTAAAISLCGTIAGFTAALTNPFTVGTAQMVAGLPLYSGMIYRIICFLIIIIIGIAYVMRYAEKTRTKPKDAIKSHTLKSNVTNRQKVAGIVTALFFIGMIAGVILYRWDMVTLGGYFIAMGIIPALIVGMGSKEIAESFNEGFRDVLVGAMVCGIARAVAVVMNEGQIMDTIVYGISTVISQLPESVTVIGMLITQSLFNFFVPSGSGQALIMMPIMAPLADLVGITRQTAILAFQFGDGFSNILFPTSGYFMATLAIAGVGWNRWVKFILPLFLLWMSAGAILLVVANLIGWY
- a CDS encoding PucR family transcriptional regulator ligand-binding domain-containing protein, whose protein sequence is MELQTLLSSRPYASASVVAGKNGLTRTVQNINMMDAPDILTFLKEGELLVTTGYHFKEKEENLLQLVEGMAKKQCAGLAIKTKRFFEQVPSSICELAEKLNFPIIDLQTDEALGSIINESLSFILDKKTSDLQQAMMTHQLFSSYILQGNGVEKILHSLQTLCDAPVGLFDPHGNLLFHTEKKEEKELFSLEKISVQINNFFHLKASYTTFSVTKTKQELSLFLIPTHTHKNNFLVIYRSMLPNDSSLLTIEQAANVLSFEMMRQHALKEAERRKKNEYFHQLTHEHFKNIDEATYHGKQIGLSPDKKYICAVGKIPPQHYTYTDSEMIYELIEYELLKQPIPSLLFTQDNRYVILFFPDSYDKHQFIANQLILIQKVVKRHYKQNLCFGIGNQSQTLLTVIDSYQEAIEALENIQTTDQAANIQFYQPKQFRELLRLIPSADLEEYHEKALEGLLHYDRKDQSILLDTLSTYLNLNCQISETAKQLFIHRNTVIYRIEKCEEILGKSIHTPEETLRLRIAFQIHTHLHSNFI
- the allC gene encoding allantoate deiminase, whose amino-acid sequence is MVAEMKGKSKLCLQVEKDLQWLSQFGADTKKGVTRLLYSPEWYAAQEALKEKMTQNQLTAYYDDVGNLYGRLQGIEEEHKTILVGSHVDTVVYGGKYDGAFGIIAGLIAVEYLRETHGMPKQSIEVVSLCEEEGSRFPLTYWGSGNIVGLYNSENISQEIKDRENIPLKKAMERYQFGKGHYKKPFRKDISHFIELHIEQGEQLEKKQLDIGVVSSIAGQKRFTVTVQGESNHAGTTPMTHRKDALAASCRFITALLDMSEKYGEKLYTTVGKLDVSPNVPNVIPGKVSFSIDIRHGEDGVLDKVEDEMNVILKEVGINAGVTTEIHRWMNEKPVQMDNYLSEISKNISEEKNISYMKMVSGAGHDSQVFGRKLPTCLLFVPSENGISHSPKEYTSAEQLEKGIQVLIELLYKLAY
- a CDS encoding peptidoglycan-binding protein, whose translation is MKKLIYSLALCGSLTVVPTISEAALGDTTLRPGMSNSDVKQLQQQLKNKGYFTYGTTTNYYGTITKSAVMNFQRANGLAADGIAGKNTFNKLLGSSSSTSNTSSTLLRVGSKGAAVQSLQQQLKNKGYFKGNTTQYFGSVTKNAVMAFQRANGLSVDGIAGPATLNKLKSGGTSAGSGSTSTGTSSVLRQGMSGSSVSSLQQKLKNKGYFSANVTGYYGSITTSAVRSFQRANGLSADGIAGPATMSKLGSSSSSNNTTSNPSVSTPSSSSASQVISYGKRFIGTPYVWGGTSPSGFDCSGFLNYVYRNAAGVSLPRTVASIYSTGTRVSTPSPGDIVFFETYQPGASHAGIYLGGGQFLHASSSKGVMISSMSNSYWQPRYLGAKRYL